Proteins co-encoded in one Triplophysa dalaica isolate WHDGS20190420 chromosome 16, ASM1584641v1, whole genome shotgun sequence genomic window:
- the sh3tc2 gene encoding SH3 domain and tetratricopeptide repeat-containing protein 2 isoform X3, whose protein sequence is MHSKKLCLTPVSFVLPFGDEEAEAEVEAEGRGSNWSRKEALSGSSTISSGERFSPDLVLLFSGRRRSSVQPDVKLQEALRTRLRVVESSSQDVAHLFKDLSARLVSVHAEKDSFVITFKTIEEIWKFSTYLKLGYVARCLENFLCDQLLWLDPVLLCDVEICVTVDEDHLATIYLGLLTQEGTFCAKALGNSDCREDEDELTYTRNDLIMVKDIGQEPMWEGTQLSTGKHGQVPLHDTQPLPYPFYQWFLKKYPGNAGGISVTESLFDHSIVVGTCVAIVDHYPVVKDELHLHQGDIIKIEGFLFHSVNIFIGKQLTSGEMGFVHLAHVKPENIKPLNGQLVFLSEEERAALCKLNPCFESCQSDVMGNLFYSDISTVYRLDRLDDSDFTYIRNHPKSEQKTPVENPRKSTISEKSDTTPYNSSPRPSFYASRDHLERDAEVLPFSLEDTFREMDEYEEDPLTFMDEGIWEADEAEMADPILTFLNLEHFQDSLETLYDLRYSFLDAVFSGLSEDEVLQHLENLREVAKKGRMLWAHRRACFLLGRLSAKKLKFSQARVYFEEALKVPVNGFDDEPLLIALYINLTAVYLKQKMMDKLRLTLEKASALILCLPCHNFCSADEFELLNPIMHKAIIEKDKYLEARTCYLCVSLFLRLRKVEDALPFVERLQFLTITLSADEERPIAPVDLNWMLCRLYHKKYLPYLTLASISLDSEQEHSLDDAFQKIELFIKNSARLNPHWKENTSVPPAQVVVYLQQALSIASQGKDLKTQRYLCICLAGVYQQHGALEKAVPFAHQAARAGRKINEEEGFEASILLAWLLVLTEEPEKAQSTLYPLLNSLNETDSPAQRGVVYNLLALCFRKQGRVQEGAKNFHCALQISRENGNKRNEALALANMGCLCLSVGASTLAECFLLNSLQLYQFLSESPTDEEHVQTLLWLGRSFKDRGGSQEVRLCYEMGLLIAINAKNLHSQMVVANVLSRHYADLLLYGQCIVYYEHCVGLCRTLKNKKLEGEYLEMLSTLYLSLNTEKSSRKSLDYSKQSLRISIDLGKRQEESETWLQVGRIYYLIHEDELADMYLQAAVKTALKMNDPCFAMSIYEEAGDVFFKGHRNRLAALPFFRDGSLPFARSINDVHSEFRLLCKLTELLMKHKQYEEALQYATLAVQVSTTTDVPLNERVSFHRLASVYFSLGKYEMAENYYLKSLSLCPIALEHAIDVRYNVKVYCRLADLTLYKLKDPFDAMGYFHLALAAALEDKESLSSLYIIYMKLAEIHAYHMPDAELCKRYMDSAQNLRRELAGYSDSTDTQDHANAYCAESVAQTNTGLSHSSIGPESSTTSLMIPSQGESDFMVSNISHNEDMDTRFTEKTDSETSDHTNPETNCTDNTNHTNGSTLTEALTFVI, encoded by the exons ATGCACTccaaaaaattgtgtttgaccccagtttcctttgttttgcCATTTGGAGATGAGGAAGCGGAGGCAGAGGTGGAGGCTGAAGGCAGAGGGAGTAACTGGAGTAGGAAGGAGGCATTGAGCGGAAGCAGCACCATATCTTCAGGAGAGCGTTTTTCTCCAG ATCTCGTTTTATTATTCAGCGGTAGGCGACGATCTAGTGTCCAGCCGGATGTTAAGCTTCAGGAGGCGTTACGCACCAGACTCAGGGTTGTAGAAAGCAGCAGCCAGGACGTCGCACATCTGTTCAAG GATCTTTCTGCACGACTGGTGTCTGTTCATGCTGAGAAGGACAGCTTTGTCATCACTTTCAAGACCATTGAAGAGATCTGGAAGTTCTCTACTTATTTGAAACTAG GATACGTGGCAAGATGTCTTGAGAACTTTCTGTGTGACCAGTTATTGTGGCTGGACCCTGTGTTGCTCTGTGATGTGGAGATCTGTGTGACAGTGGATGAGGATCACTTAGCTACTATTTACCTCGGACTCCTGACACAGGAAG GAACATTCTGTGCCAAGGCTTTAGGCAACAGTGATTGCAGAGAGGATGAAGATGAGCTGACTTACACGAGGAATGATCTGATCATGGTGAAAGACATTGGTCAAGAGCCCATGTGGGAAGGAACACAGctgtccacaggcaaacatggTCAAGTGCCCCTGCATGATACGCAACCTCTCCCTTATCCATTTTATCA GTGGTTTCTTAAGAAGTATCCAGGCAATGCAGGAGGGATCTCGGTTACAGAAAGCCTCTTTGATCATTCTATTG TGGTGGGGACGTGTGTGGCAATAGTGGACCATTACCCGGTGGTTAAAGATGAGCTGCATTTACACCAGGGCGACATTATCAAGATCGAGGGATTTCTTTTCCATTCTGTGAACATATTTATAGGAAAACAACTCACCAGTGGAGAGATGGGCTTTGTTCACTTGGCCCATGTAAAACCGGAGAATATAAAACCTCT CAATGGACAATTGGTCTTTCTGAGTGAGGAGGAAAGGGCAGCACTGTGTAAACTTAACCCGTGCTTTGAGTCCTGCCAGTCTGATGTGATGGGGAATCTCTTCTACTCTGACATAAGCACTGTGTACAGATTAG ACAGACTGGATGACTCTGATTTCACTTATATTAGAAACCATCCAAAGTCAG AGCAGAAAACACCAGTAGAAAATCCAAGAAAGAGTACCATATCAGAAAAGAGTGACACAACTCCCTACAACTCTTCTCCACGGCCGTCATTCTACGCCTCTCGGGATCATCTCGAGAGAGATGCCGAAGTGCTCCCGTTTAGCCTGGAGGACACCTTCCGAGAGATGGATGAATATGAGGAAGATCCTCTAACTTTCATGGATGAGGGTATCTGGGAGGCTGATGAAGCAGAGATGGCTGACCCAATCCTGACCTTCCTAAACCTGGAACATTTTCAGGACTCATTGGAGACTCTTTATGACCTCCGATACTCTTTCCTGGACGCTGTCTTCAGTGGTCTTTCAGAGGACGAGGTTCTTCAGCATTTGGAAAACTTGCGAGAAGTAGCTAAGAAAGGCAGGATGCTGTGGGCCCATCGGCGAGCCTGCTTCCTCCTAGGCAGGCTCTCCGCCAAGAAGCTGAAATTTTCCCAGGCGCGAGTATATTTTGAAGAGGCATTGAAAGTGCCTGTTAATGGTTTTGATGATGAACCACTTTTGATTGCCCTGTACATCAATCTCACCGCTGTTTATCTGAAACAGAAGATGATGGACAAGTTGCGATTAACCCTGGAGAAGGCCAGTGCACTGATCCTGTGTCTTCCATGCCACAACTTCTGCTCCGCGGATGAGTTTGAGCTCCTCAATCCTATCATGCACAAAGCCATAATCGAAAAGGACAAGTACCTTGAAGCTCGGACATGCTACCTCTGCGTGTCACTCTTTCTTCGCCTGAGGAAAGTAGAGGATGCTTTGCCGTTCGTTGAGAGACTTCAGTTTCTTACCATCACTTTGTCTGCTGATGAAGAGAGACCTATTGCCCCAGTTGATCTTAACTGGATGCTGTGCAGGCtgtatcataaaaaatatttgcccTATCTTACACTAGCCTCTATAAGCCTGGACTCAGAACAAGAACATTCATTGGACGATGCATTCCAGAAAATTGaactctttattaaaaactcaGCCAGACTCAATCCCCACTGGAAGGAAAATACCTCAGTGCCTCCTGCACAGGTTGTGGTTTACCTTCAGCAGGCCTTGTCCATAGCTAGCCAAGGGAAAGATCTGAAGACTCAAAGATATCTTTGCATTTGCCTGGCTGGTGTTTACCAGCAGCATGGAGCTCTAGAAAAAGCTGTGCCTTTTGCCCACCAGGCGGCCCGGGCGGGGAGGAAAATAAATGAGGAGGAGGGCTTTGAGGCATCTATACTACTGGCCTGGCTTTTGGTTCTAACGGAGGAACCCGAAAAAGCCCAGTCCACCCTGTATCCATTGCTCAACTCTTTGAATGAAACAGACAGTCCGGCACAGCGTGGGGTGGTCTACAACCTCCTAGCCCTGTGCTTCCGCAAACAGGGAAGAGTTCAAGAGGGTGCCAAAAACTTCCATTGCGCCTTGCAGATTTCCAGAGAGAATGGGAACAAGAGGAATGAAGCGCTGGCCCTGGCTAACATGGGTTGCTTGTGTCTGTCTGTAGGGGCTTCTACCCTGGCAGAATGTTTTCTGCTAAATTCCCTACAACTCTACCAGTTTCTCTCAGAGAGCCCCACGGACGAGGAGCACGTCCAGACTCTTCTGTGGCTGGGCAGGAGCTTCAAGGACAGAGGAGGGAGTCAGGAAGTCAGGCTGTGCTATGAGATGGGTCTACTTATTGCCATTAATGCCAAAAATTTGCACA GTCAGATGGTTGTGGCAAATGTTCTAAGTCGTCATTATGCTGACTTGCTGCTATACGGACAGTGTATTGTTTACTATGAGCATTGTGTGGGGCTATGCAGAactctaaaaaacaaaaaactagaAGGAGAATATCTGGAGATGCTCAGCACCCTCTATCTCTCATTAAACACAGAGAA GTCTTCAAGGAAGTCTCTTGATTACTCAAAGCAAAGCTTAAGGATCTCCATAGATCTGGGGAAAAGACAGGAAGAGTCTGAGACGTGGCTGCAGGTGGGCCGTATCTACTATCTGATCCATGAGGATGAGCTGGCTGACATGTACCTTCAG gCAGCAGTAAAGACAGCCCTGAAGATGAATGATCCATGCTTTGCTATGAGCATTTATGAGGAGGCGGGAGATGTGTTTTTCAAGGGACACAGAAACCGCCTAGCTGCTCTACCTTTTTTCAGG gatGGGAGTCTGCCGTTTGCCCGCAGTATTAATGATGTGCACTCGGAGTTCAGGCTGTTGTGTAAACTCACAGAACTTctaatgaaacacaaacagtaTGAAGAGGCTCTGCAATACGCCACACTCGCAGTTCAGGTCAGCACCACCACTG ATGTGCCTCTGAATGAGAGAGTGTCCTTCCATCGTCTTGCATCAGTGTACTTCTCTTTAGGGAAGTATGAGATGGCTGAAAACTACTACCTGAAGTCTCTTTCACTCTGCCCCATTGCACTGGAACATGCCATTGATGTTCGGTACAATGTTAAAGTGTACTGTAGACTGGCTGATCTGACCCTATACAAATTAAAG GATCCGTTTGATGCCATGGGCTACTTCCACTTGGCCCTGGCAGCAGCTCTGGAGGACAAAGAAAGCCTGAGTTCGCTGTACATCATCTACATGAAACTGGCAGAGATCCATGCCTACCACATGCCTGATGCAGAACTATGTAAGAGATACATGGACAGTGCACAGAATCTGAGAAGAGAACTGGCAGGATACTCTGACTCTACGGACACACAGGACCATGCAAATGCATACTGTGCTGAGTCTGTCGCTCAAACTAACACTGGCCTTTCACACTCCAGCATTGGTCCAGAATCCAGCACGACTAGCCTTATGATCCCTTCCCAGGGGGAGTCTGATTTCATGGTGTCTAACATCAGTCACAATGAAGACATGGACACCCGGTTTACAGAGAAAACAGACTCCGAGACTTCTGATCATACCAATCCAGAGACTAATTGTACGGATAATACAAACCACACTAATGGAAGTACATTGACGGAAGCTTTGACATTTGTAATATAG
- the sh3tc2 gene encoding SH3 domain and tetratricopeptide repeat-containing protein 2 isoform X2 — MGNRFIHEAISPAELDALWNDPPYTLAAVSELFPPNDIMTADEEAEAEVEAEGRGSNWSRKEALSGSSTISSGERFSPDLVLLFSGRRRSSVQPDVKLQEALRTRLRVVESSSQDVAHLFKDLSARLVSVHAEKDSFVITFKTIEEIWKFSTYLKLGYVARCLENFLCDQLLWLDPVLLCDVEICVTVDEDHLATIYLGLLTQEGTFCAKALGNSDCREDEDELTYTRNDLIMVKDIGQEPMWEGTQLSTGKHGQVPLHDTQPLPYPFYQWFLKKYPGNAGGISVTESLFDHSIVVGTCVAIVDHYPVVKDELHLHQGDIIKIEGFLFHSVNIFIGKQLTSGEMGFVHLAHVKPENIKPLNGQLVFLSEEERAALCKLNPCFESCQSDVMGNLFYSDISTVYRLDRLDDSDFTYIRNHPKSEQKTPVENPRKSTISEKSDTTPYNSSPRPSFYASRDHLERDAEVLPFSLEDTFREMDEYEEDPLTFMDEGIWEADEAEMADPILTFLNLEHFQDSLETLYDLRYSFLDAVFSGLSEDEVLQHLENLREVAKKGRMLWAHRRACFLLGRLSAKKLKFSQARVYFEEALKVPVNGFDDEPLLIALYINLTAVYLKQKMMDKLRLTLEKASALILCLPCHNFCSADEFELLNPIMHKAIIEKDKYLEARTCYLCVSLFLRLRKVEDALPFVERLQFLTITLSADEERPIAPVDLNWMLCRLYHKKYLPYLTLASISLDSEQEHSLDDAFQKIELFIKNSARLNPHWKENTSVPPAQVVVYLQQALSIASQGKDLKTQRYLCICLAGVYQQHGALEKAVPFAHQAARAGRKINEEEGFEASILLAWLLVLTEEPEKAQSTLYPLLNSLNETDSPAQRGVVYNLLALCFRKQGRVQEGAKNFHCALQISRENGNKRNEALALANMGCLCLSVGASTLAECFLLNSLQLYQFLSESPTDEEHVQTLLWLGRSFKDRGGSQEVRLCYEMGLLIAINAKNLHSQMVVANVLSRHYADLLLYGQCIVYYEHCVGLCRTLKNKKLEGEYLEMLSTLYLSLNTEKSSRKSLDYSKQSLRISIDLGKRQEESETWLQVGRIYYLIHEDELADMYLQAAVKTALKMNDPCFAMSIYEEAGDVFFKGHRNRLAALPFFRDGSLPFARSINDVHSEFRLLCKLTELLMKHKQYEEALQYATLAVQVSTTTDVPLNERVSFHRLASVYFSLGKYEMAENYYLKSLSLCPIALEHAIDVRYNVKVYCRLADLTLYKLKDPFDAMGYFHLALAAALEDKESLSSLYIIYMKLAEIHAYHMPDAELCKRYMDSAQNLRRELAGYSDSTDTQDHANAYCAESVAQTNTGLSHSSIGPESSTTSLMIPSQGESDFMVSNISHNEDMDTRFTEKTDSETSDHTNPETNCTDNTNHTNGSTLTEALTFVI; from the exons ATGAGGAAGCGGAGGCAGAGGTGGAGGCTGAAGGCAGAGGGAGTAACTGGAGTAGGAAGGAGGCATTGAGCGGAAGCAGCACCATATCTTCAGGAGAGCGTTTTTCTCCAG ATCTCGTTTTATTATTCAGCGGTAGGCGACGATCTAGTGTCCAGCCGGATGTTAAGCTTCAGGAGGCGTTACGCACCAGACTCAGGGTTGTAGAAAGCAGCAGCCAGGACGTCGCACATCTGTTCAAG GATCTTTCTGCACGACTGGTGTCTGTTCATGCTGAGAAGGACAGCTTTGTCATCACTTTCAAGACCATTGAAGAGATCTGGAAGTTCTCTACTTATTTGAAACTAG GATACGTGGCAAGATGTCTTGAGAACTTTCTGTGTGACCAGTTATTGTGGCTGGACCCTGTGTTGCTCTGTGATGTGGAGATCTGTGTGACAGTGGATGAGGATCACTTAGCTACTATTTACCTCGGACTCCTGACACAGGAAG GAACATTCTGTGCCAAGGCTTTAGGCAACAGTGATTGCAGAGAGGATGAAGATGAGCTGACTTACACGAGGAATGATCTGATCATGGTGAAAGACATTGGTCAAGAGCCCATGTGGGAAGGAACACAGctgtccacaggcaaacatggTCAAGTGCCCCTGCATGATACGCAACCTCTCCCTTATCCATTTTATCA GTGGTTTCTTAAGAAGTATCCAGGCAATGCAGGAGGGATCTCGGTTACAGAAAGCCTCTTTGATCATTCTATTG TGGTGGGGACGTGTGTGGCAATAGTGGACCATTACCCGGTGGTTAAAGATGAGCTGCATTTACACCAGGGCGACATTATCAAGATCGAGGGATTTCTTTTCCATTCTGTGAACATATTTATAGGAAAACAACTCACCAGTGGAGAGATGGGCTTTGTTCACTTGGCCCATGTAAAACCGGAGAATATAAAACCTCT CAATGGACAATTGGTCTTTCTGAGTGAGGAGGAAAGGGCAGCACTGTGTAAACTTAACCCGTGCTTTGAGTCCTGCCAGTCTGATGTGATGGGGAATCTCTTCTACTCTGACATAAGCACTGTGTACAGATTAG ACAGACTGGATGACTCTGATTTCACTTATATTAGAAACCATCCAAAGTCAG AGCAGAAAACACCAGTAGAAAATCCAAGAAAGAGTACCATATCAGAAAAGAGTGACACAACTCCCTACAACTCTTCTCCACGGCCGTCATTCTACGCCTCTCGGGATCATCTCGAGAGAGATGCCGAAGTGCTCCCGTTTAGCCTGGAGGACACCTTCCGAGAGATGGATGAATATGAGGAAGATCCTCTAACTTTCATGGATGAGGGTATCTGGGAGGCTGATGAAGCAGAGATGGCTGACCCAATCCTGACCTTCCTAAACCTGGAACATTTTCAGGACTCATTGGAGACTCTTTATGACCTCCGATACTCTTTCCTGGACGCTGTCTTCAGTGGTCTTTCAGAGGACGAGGTTCTTCAGCATTTGGAAAACTTGCGAGAAGTAGCTAAGAAAGGCAGGATGCTGTGGGCCCATCGGCGAGCCTGCTTCCTCCTAGGCAGGCTCTCCGCCAAGAAGCTGAAATTTTCCCAGGCGCGAGTATATTTTGAAGAGGCATTGAAAGTGCCTGTTAATGGTTTTGATGATGAACCACTTTTGATTGCCCTGTACATCAATCTCACCGCTGTTTATCTGAAACAGAAGATGATGGACAAGTTGCGATTAACCCTGGAGAAGGCCAGTGCACTGATCCTGTGTCTTCCATGCCACAACTTCTGCTCCGCGGATGAGTTTGAGCTCCTCAATCCTATCATGCACAAAGCCATAATCGAAAAGGACAAGTACCTTGAAGCTCGGACATGCTACCTCTGCGTGTCACTCTTTCTTCGCCTGAGGAAAGTAGAGGATGCTTTGCCGTTCGTTGAGAGACTTCAGTTTCTTACCATCACTTTGTCTGCTGATGAAGAGAGACCTATTGCCCCAGTTGATCTTAACTGGATGCTGTGCAGGCtgtatcataaaaaatatttgcccTATCTTACACTAGCCTCTATAAGCCTGGACTCAGAACAAGAACATTCATTGGACGATGCATTCCAGAAAATTGaactctttattaaaaactcaGCCAGACTCAATCCCCACTGGAAGGAAAATACCTCAGTGCCTCCTGCACAGGTTGTGGTTTACCTTCAGCAGGCCTTGTCCATAGCTAGCCAAGGGAAAGATCTGAAGACTCAAAGATATCTTTGCATTTGCCTGGCTGGTGTTTACCAGCAGCATGGAGCTCTAGAAAAAGCTGTGCCTTTTGCCCACCAGGCGGCCCGGGCGGGGAGGAAAATAAATGAGGAGGAGGGCTTTGAGGCATCTATACTACTGGCCTGGCTTTTGGTTCTAACGGAGGAACCCGAAAAAGCCCAGTCCACCCTGTATCCATTGCTCAACTCTTTGAATGAAACAGACAGTCCGGCACAGCGTGGGGTGGTCTACAACCTCCTAGCCCTGTGCTTCCGCAAACAGGGAAGAGTTCAAGAGGGTGCCAAAAACTTCCATTGCGCCTTGCAGATTTCCAGAGAGAATGGGAACAAGAGGAATGAAGCGCTGGCCCTGGCTAACATGGGTTGCTTGTGTCTGTCTGTAGGGGCTTCTACCCTGGCAGAATGTTTTCTGCTAAATTCCCTACAACTCTACCAGTTTCTCTCAGAGAGCCCCACGGACGAGGAGCACGTCCAGACTCTTCTGTGGCTGGGCAGGAGCTTCAAGGACAGAGGAGGGAGTCAGGAAGTCAGGCTGTGCTATGAGATGGGTCTACTTATTGCCATTAATGCCAAAAATTTGCACA GTCAGATGGTTGTGGCAAATGTTCTAAGTCGTCATTATGCTGACTTGCTGCTATACGGACAGTGTATTGTTTACTATGAGCATTGTGTGGGGCTATGCAGAactctaaaaaacaaaaaactagaAGGAGAATATCTGGAGATGCTCAGCACCCTCTATCTCTCATTAAACACAGAGAA GTCTTCAAGGAAGTCTCTTGATTACTCAAAGCAAAGCTTAAGGATCTCCATAGATCTGGGGAAAAGACAGGAAGAGTCTGAGACGTGGCTGCAGGTGGGCCGTATCTACTATCTGATCCATGAGGATGAGCTGGCTGACATGTACCTTCAG gCAGCAGTAAAGACAGCCCTGAAGATGAATGATCCATGCTTTGCTATGAGCATTTATGAGGAGGCGGGAGATGTGTTTTTCAAGGGACACAGAAACCGCCTAGCTGCTCTACCTTTTTTCAGG gatGGGAGTCTGCCGTTTGCCCGCAGTATTAATGATGTGCACTCGGAGTTCAGGCTGTTGTGTAAACTCACAGAACTTctaatgaaacacaaacagtaTGAAGAGGCTCTGCAATACGCCACACTCGCAGTTCAGGTCAGCACCACCACTG ATGTGCCTCTGAATGAGAGAGTGTCCTTCCATCGTCTTGCATCAGTGTACTTCTCTTTAGGGAAGTATGAGATGGCTGAAAACTACTACCTGAAGTCTCTTTCACTCTGCCCCATTGCACTGGAACATGCCATTGATGTTCGGTACAATGTTAAAGTGTACTGTAGACTGGCTGATCTGACCCTATACAAATTAAAG GATCCGTTTGATGCCATGGGCTACTTCCACTTGGCCCTGGCAGCAGCTCTGGAGGACAAAGAAAGCCTGAGTTCGCTGTACATCATCTACATGAAACTGGCAGAGATCCATGCCTACCACATGCCTGATGCAGAACTATGTAAGAGATACATGGACAGTGCACAGAATCTGAGAAGAGAACTGGCAGGATACTCTGACTCTACGGACACACAGGACCATGCAAATGCATACTGTGCTGAGTCTGTCGCTCAAACTAACACTGGCCTTTCACACTCCAGCATTGGTCCAGAATCCAGCACGACTAGCCTTATGATCCCTTCCCAGGGGGAGTCTGATTTCATGGTGTCTAACATCAGTCACAATGAAGACATGGACACCCGGTTTACAGAGAAAACAGACTCCGAGACTTCTGATCATACCAATCCAGAGACTAATTGTACGGATAATACAAACCACACTAATGGAAGTACATTGACGGAAGCTTTGACATTTGTAATATAG